Below is a genomic region from Persicimonas caeni.
CCTTTTTCATGGCGTCGGCCAAGCCGCAGTACATCCAGCACACGTTTTTGGCGGTGCGCCACTCGAAGTCGCAAGACGAGATCAAGAGCGTGCTCGACCGGCGCTTCGCCGAGCCGGTGCCCTGGCAGAAAAAGGGCGACTACGACGTACGCCGCCTGGTGCCCCGCGACAGCGAGTACTGGGACCCGCGCAAGATCATGCTCGCCCGCCCCGGGCTGACGATCGTGGGCAAGGACAAGTGGCTCGACACGCTGGCCGCGAATCTCCCCAAAGATTCGCCACTGCGTGGGGAGCAGACCGAAGGCAACCAAAAGCAGGCCGACGCGCCGGCCCCGGCGACGCTGCTCGACGGCCTCGCCCAGATCGAGCGGGCGGCCAACGACAACGACACCCTCGTGATGATGAGCGCCCAGGGCCTCGTCTACACGATTCCGGGGCTCGGACGGATGACCTTCGAGGGGGTCCGACTCGCCGTCACCAACCCCAAATCACCCACCCTCGACGTCGACCTCAAATTCGAGGACGCCGAGCAGGCCAACCAATTCGCCGGCTCCTGCCCCGCCCTGCGCGCCCGCCTCAAAAAGGCGCTCAAGCTCGACAATTTCGTGATGCGCAACTCCACGCCCGCGCAGGTCATCAACGGGCTGAAATGCCGCGCCGACGACAACTACGTCAACATCCACGCCCAGTACACCGCCGAGCAGATTCGCGCGGTCGCCGGCATGGCCGCCCCCTGGATGCCCAAGCCAAAGGCGCTCGACGAGTTGCCGCCGCCTCCGCCGCGGCCAGCCGAGAACGAGCAGCCGGACGCCGGCACCTCGCCGGATGCGGGTGCGTCGGAGGATGCCGGAGATGTGATGTAAGGCAACCATAAAGCACCCCGCCGCTTCGCGCGGGGTGCCGGGAGCGAAGGCGACCGGAGGCATTGCCGCTGACCTGCAATGCGATCACCAGGGGCATCCACTGCGCAGCTAAAACAGCGTCTCCACCGGCGCACGCTTATCCTCGTTCGTCCCGTCCCCCAACTGCCCGTGCTCGTTCGCCCCCCAACACCAAACCTTGCCGTCGGAGGTCACCGCACAGGCATGCGCCTCGCCAGCGTCGAGCGCGACCACATCCTGCAATCCGGCGACCACCGCTTCCCCATAGCTTGCCGGCAGCGCCCGCGGCCCCTCACCGCGGCCCAACTGACCGTTGCTGTTACTCCCCCAGCATTCCACATGACCGCCCTCGGCCAGCGCACAAGTGAAATGCGCCCCGCAGGCAATGTCGATTGCGTCGATGACCAGCGTCTCGATTCCCCACTCGTCGAAGCCGTGATCACCCACGGCTCCCTCGGTATTTCGCCCCCAGCACGTCACATGACTCGATCGTCCACTTCGGCTGCAAACGTGTCCGTCCCCCACGCACAGTTGCACGGCTTCATCAGCGCGCTCGTTCTCGAGCGGACTTGGCTCGTGGTCATTTTGGTAGTCGGGTGTATGCCGACGAAGCTGGCCGAAGGTGTTGTCGCCCCAGCAAAAGACGCGCCCGTCGCGAAGACGCGCACATGCATTCGCACCACCCGCTGCGACTTCGATCACGTCAGTGAGCCCCGCCACCACGCTCGGTTGGGAGGCCAGCATCTGGCTACCGCCCTCCCCGCCGCGCCCGTCGCCGACTTGTCCTCGTGCGTTGTCACCCCAGCACTCCACGCGCCAGTCTAAAAGGCGTGCGCAGGTGAAATTGTCGCCCACGGCGATCTCGACTACGTCATCCAGGCTCGGAATGGTGATAGGAGGCGTCCCGGACCCGGGCGGCGCAACGTCGGTGAGCTGGTACGACGCGTTTTCGCCCCAACACGTCACTTGACCGGGCATGAGAGCCGCGCAGAAATGTGAGGAAAAAGACTCGACTGCGTGCACGTCCTCGACACCGTCGACAATCGCCGGCTCATTCACGTCACCCCGCTCGACAGCACCGCCAAACGCCCCAAACTCGTTATCGCCGGCGCACTTGATGCGCCCGTTCGAGTACGTGACACAGGTATTCCGACCGGCCGCCACCGCCACGGGCACGACTTCAGCTTCGCCGGAGTCCGATGCGTCCCGAACATCGCCGCCCCCTCCAGAGTCGAGATTTGGGGCATCGTGGTCGGAAGTATCGGACGTCGCATCGCGAAGGGCGTCCCGGTCGTCATACGTCGCCGAATCCCGGTCGTCGTCGAGCTGCCAGCCTGGCCCCGACGAAGCCGACTCCAACGAACACGACGGAAAAAGGCAAAGCGCAGCCAGCAGGTATCCGACCCGTGCCTTTCGTCTATCAGGTCCCCTCAGCACTTCCACGTTCTTCCTCGACCTGTGCGATGAGCTTCTTGGCTGCGCCGTAAGTAGTGTTCGCCCGGAGCACGTCCTCCAGCAACTCAAGAGCCTCATCAACTCTCTGATTGGCTAGCAGTACACGAGCATAGTCGACGGCAACCTGAGAATTCGCGGGATTCGCCTGGTGCGCACGCTCATAGTACTCTTCCGCTTCCGTTGCACGCCCAAGTTTCTCCAGTACTTGTGCAATCCGTTGCCACGTCTTGAAGTGTTCGTCGATTCGGCTCGACTCGCGAAAGTAACGAAGTGCCAGCTCATACCGCTCTTCGTCAAAAGCCTGCATTCCATTCAGGTACTCTCGACGAGCCTTTTCTTCGTCTTCCATGTTGCTTCTCCCAGAACTTCAAGACTGGTCTACCTTGCAAATATGACGCGCATTTTCACATCCCAAACTTGCACCAGATCGCCATTTCCTGGATCAGTCAAGATTCTTCTGAACATGTTCTACTAATCGATTGATGTCATTTCGGACGGTCTTCGGTAGCTCGCTTGGCTTCCTGAGGACGGTGCCTCCGTGCGTTTTAGCAAATGCTCCGGTACCAGC
It encodes:
- a CDS encoding RCC1 domain-containing protein yields the protein MESASSGPGWQLDDDRDSATYDDRDALRDATSDTSDHDAPNLDSGGGGDVRDASDSGEAEVVPVAVAAGRNTCVTYSNGRIKCAGDNEFGAFGGAVERGDVNEPAIVDGVEDVHAVESFSSHFCAALMPGQVTCWGENASYQLTDVAPPGSGTPPITIPSLDDVVEIAVGDNFTCARLLDWRVECWGDNARGQVGDGRGGEGGSQMLASQPSVVAGLTDVIEVAAGGANACARLRDGRVFCWGDNTFGQLRRHTPDYQNDHEPSPLENERADEAVQLCVGDGHVCSRSGRSSHVTCWGRNTEGAVGDHGFDEWGIETLVIDAIDIACGAHFTCALAEGGHVECWGSNSNGQLGRGEGPRALPASYGEAVVAGLQDVVALDAGEAHACAVTSDGKVWCWGANEHGQLGDGTNEDKRAPVETLF
- a CDS encoding tetratricopeptide repeat protein, producing the protein MEDEEKARREYLNGMQAFDEERYELALRYFRESSRIDEHFKTWQRIAQVLEKLGRATEAEEYYERAHQANPANSQVAVDYARVLLANQRVDEALELLEDVLRANTTYGAAKKLIAQVEEERGSAEGT